A window from Patescibacteria group bacterium encodes these proteins:
- a CDS encoding response regulator: protein MTKKDKAKKQKILLVEDDTFLSGMYVSKLDIEGFETVLASEGKQGLKMVKQENPDLILLDIILPKMDGFEILKEIRKDKKTKDIPVILLTNLGQKKDVDKAFNLGAVDYLIKAHFMPSEVVEKIKKTLRKE from the coding sequence ATGACTAAAAAAGATAAGGCAAAAAAGCAAAAAATATTATTAGTGGAAGATGATACTTTTCTTTCTGGGATGTATGTTTCCAAACTTGATATAGAGGGTTTTGAGACGGTTCTGGCCTCAGAAGGTAAGCAAGGTTTGAAAATGGTAAAACAAGAAAATCCAGATCTTATTTTATTGGATATAATTTTGCCAAAAATGGACGGTTTTGAAATTTTAAAAGAAATAAGAAAAGATAAAAAAACTAAAGATATTCCGGTTATTCTTTTAACTAATTTAGGTCAAAAAAAAGACGTAGACAAGGCTTTTAATCTGGGAGCGGTTGATTACTTAATCAAAGCCCATTTTATGCCTTCAGAGGTAGTGGAAAAAATTAAAAAAACTTTAAGGAAAGAATAA
- a CDS encoding PilT/PilU family type 4a pilus ATPase, which produces MPTGEKIILDKILSTGAEYNASDFHLTVGNPPILRVDGKLVPLTDQPVINPDFMKDMVNNILNDKQKNKLEKEKEIVLAHTMSNKSRFKISIFYQKGYLAASLRLIDKKIKNLDELGLPGVIKKFTEIEKGLVIISGPFGSGRTSTISAIINEINKNRADHIITIEKPIEHIYINNKSIIEQREVGRDTKSFTQALNTASHEDVDVIYVSEVEKLEVAEAMLNAAESSRLVICSMNTDSVLRTIEKIISFFPEDREEQIRNQFAGVLSGIVSQRLLPRVGGGRIAVAEVMIPNDAVRSVIREGAIYQINNVLQTSRDEGMISLDKSLSELTKTGEILREDALTNANDKQNIKSMIKR; this is translated from the coding sequence ATGCCCACCGGAGAAAAGATAATTTTAGATAAAATATTATCTACTGGCGCTGAATATAATGCCAGTGATTTTCATTTAACTGTCGGCAATCCACCTATCTTGCGGGTAGATGGCAAGTTAGTGCCTTTGACTGATCAGCCAGTAATTAATCCGGATTTTATGAAAGACATGGTAAATAATATTTTAAATGATAAGCAAAAAAATAAATTAGAAAAGGAAAAAGAAATTGTTTTGGCTCATACCATGTCCAATAAATCAAGATTTAAAATTAGTATTTTTTATCAAAAAGGTTATTTGGCCGCTTCTTTGCGCCTGATTGATAAAAAAATTAAAAATTTGGATGAATTAGGCTTACCCGGAGTGATTAAAAAATTTACTGAGATTGAAAAAGGATTAGTTATTATAAGCGGTCCTTTTGGTTCCGGGCGAACCTCAACTATCTCGGCTATTATTAATGAAATCAATAAAAATAGAGCTGATCATATTATTACTATTGAAAAACCAATAGAGCATATTTATATCAATAACAAGTCAATAATTGAACAGAGAGAAGTAGGCCGGGATACTAAGTCATTTACCCAGGCTTTGAATACAGCCTCACATGAAGACGTGGATGTGATTTATGTTTCAGAGGTTGAAAAGCTGGAAGTGGCTGAAGCTATGTTAAATGCCGCTGAATCCTCTCGCTTAGTTATTTGCTCTATGAATACTGATTCAGTTTTACGGACTATTGAAAAAATTATTTCTTTTTTCCCCGAAGACAGAGAAGAACAAATAAGAAATCAATTTGCCGGTGTTTTGTCAGGTATAGTTTCACAAAGGCTGCTGCCCCGGGTGGGCGGCGGACGTATTGCTGTGGCGGAAGTTATGATCCCTAATGATGCGGTACGATCAGTTATTCGTGAGGGAGCTATTTATCAAATCAATAATGTTCTCCAGACTTCCAGAGATGAAGGTATGATTTCTCTTGATAAATCTTTATCCGAGTTAACAAAAACCGGTGAAATACTAAGAGAAGACGCTTTAACTAATGCTAATGATAAGCAAAATATTAAATCAATGATAAAACGTTAA
- a CDS encoding type II secretion system F family protein has protein sequence MAVFDYKAKNKSGDTVNGAVEAPSENVAQEVLRDKGLIVLSVNERSKITLFQSTFGFLKRVPRKDVVMFSRQLAVLIAATVPIVQALRILVKQQKNVNFKIILSEIADEVDGGARLSQTLGKYPQVFSDFFVHMIRSGETTGKLDETLNYLADQQERDYDLMSKIKGAMIYPVFIVGGMIAVGVLMMIFVLPKLTEVLEQGGGELPWSTKLVMGTSGFLQSKWWLLLLIIIILVAVFILIRKNPAGQRKLDELKMRLPVFGQIYQNIYLVRFSRSLATLLVSGVTLTKSLEITGDIVGNLLYKELVEDTIEDVESGKSIATSFLKSKAVPVMLPHMMAIGEQTGKMDLILDKISGFYARELENTVNNLVSLIQPFILVIMGIGVAVMVMSILLPMYNLSQAV, from the coding sequence ATGGCCGTTTTTGATTATAAAGCAAAAAATAAATCAGGGGATACAGTCAATGGGGCGGTAGAGGCGCCTTCAGAAAATGTCGCTCAGGAAGTTCTGCGCGACAAGGGCTTGATTGTCCTTTCGGTTAATGAACGGAGTAAAATAACTCTTTTTCAGTCTACTTTTGGTTTTTTGAAAAGAGTGCCGCGCAAAGACGTGGTTATGTTTTCCCGCCAATTAGCGGTTTTAATTGCGGCCACGGTGCCGATTGTTCAAGCCTTGCGCATATTGGTGAAGCAGCAGAAGAATGTTAATTTTAAAATAATTTTATCAGAAATTGCTGATGAAGTCGACGGCGGGGCCCGGCTCTCCCAAACCTTGGGAAAATATCCTCAGGTTTTTTCTGATTTTTTTGTTCATATGATTCGTTCTGGTGAAACCACTGGTAAACTAGATGAAACTTTAAATTATCTGGCTGATCAGCAGGAGAGGGATTATGACTTAATGAGTAAGATTAAAGGAGCCATGATTTATCCGGTATTTATTGTCGGCGGTATGATCGCGGTGGGTGTTTTAATGATGATTTTTGTGCTGCCAAAGTTAACCGAAGTTTTGGAACAAGGCGGCGGTGAACTGCCTTGGTCCACTAAGTTGGTTATGGGGACTAGCGGATTTTTACAAAGTAAGTGGTGGCTCTTGCTTTTGATAATTATAATACTAGTAGCGGTTTTTATTTTAATCAGAAAAAATCCGGCTGGCCAGAGAAAGCTGGATGAGCTAAAAATGCGTCTGCCGGTTTTTGGCCAAATTTACCAAAATATTTATTTAGTCCGTTTTTCTCGCAGTCTTGCTACTCTTCTTGTCTCTGGGGTTACTTTAACAAAATCTTTGGAAATTACCGGTGATATTGTCGGTAATCTTTTGTATAAGGAATTAGTAGAGGATACTATTGAGGACGTAGAATCGGGAAAGTCTATTGCCACTAGTTTTTTAAAAAGTAAAGCCGTACCGGTAATGCTGCCCCATATGATGGCTATTGGTGAACAAACCGGTAAAATGGACTTAATTTTAGACAAAATTTCCGGATTTTACGCTCGCGAGCTGGAAAATACAGTGAATAATTTAGTTAGCCTGATCCAGCCCTTTATTCTTGTAATTATGGGTATTGGCGTAGCCGTAATGGTTATGTCTATATTACTACCGATGTATAATTTGTCGCAAGCTGTATAA
- a CDS encoding type II secretion system protein, translated as MKNKKGFTLIELLVVIAIIGILSAIGLVALNGAREKARDAQAKSDLGQIRTALTLYNDDEGEYPDAATLVSINASIMGTDLVPDYLGTALTPPDGATAIGSTTSFDRVYYYIEDDAENTFGLAYILEGGGGDSVYFLNSDGGSGELDITEPVDEAAFIDSVECLDSTSGSLDICEGVIN; from the coding sequence ATGAAAAACAAAAAAGGTTTTACTTTAATTGAATTGTTAGTGGTTATTGCTATTATTGGTATTTTGTCAGCCATTGGTTTGGTGGCTTTGAACGGAGCTCGTGAAAAAGCTCGTGACGCCCAGGCCAAGTCTGACTTAGGCCAGATTAGAACCGCTTTGACTCTTTATAACGATGATGAAGGGGAATATCCTGACGCCGCTACTTTAGTAAGTATTAATGCTAGTATTATGGGTACCGATTTAGTGCCTGATTATTTGGGTACAGCATTAACTCCACCTGATGGAGCAACTGCAATAGGCTCAACTACTTCATTTGATAGAGTATACTATTATATTGAAGATGATGCTGAAAATACTTTTGGATTAGCTTATATCCTAGAAGGAGGCGGTGGTGATTCGGTTTATTTTCTTAACTCTGATGGAGGCTCGGGAGAGTTAGATATTACTGAGCCAGTCGATGAGGCCGCTTTTATAGATAGTGTTGAATGTTTAGATAGCACAAGCGGTAGCTTAGATATATGTGAGGGTGTTATTAATTAA
- a CDS encoding prepilin peptidase, whose translation MSIIYYLLIFIFGLIGGSFLNAVIYRLHAKKSFLKGRSFCPHCQHQLKTADLIPLFSFIFLKGQCRYCQKKISWQYPLVELATALCFCLLFFRFNWSLEFIFYLVITLFLIIIFVYDWRYHLILDKVSITAVILALIFSLILGLSIYSLLLGALIGGGFFFLQYLISKGKWIGGGDIRLGVLMGFILGWQKILVALFLAYFVGAVFAIFLIILKNKKLKSHLPFGTFLTAGTFVALLWGQVIIDWYLSGSLVNWFY comes from the coding sequence ATGAGCATTATTTATTATTTATTAATCTTTATTTTTGGCCTCATTGGTGGCAGTTTTTTAAATGCGGTTATTTACCGTCTTCATGCGAAAAAGTCATTTTTAAAGGGACGTTCATTTTGCCCTCATTGCCAACATCAGCTAAAAACCGCTGATTTAATACCACTTTTCAGCTTTATTTTTTTAAAAGGTCAATGCCGCTATTGCCAAAAAAAAATATCCTGGCAGTATCCTCTGGTGGAATTAGCAACCGCTTTGTGTTTTTGTCTTTTATTTTTTCGTTTTAACTGGTCTTTAGAATTTATTTTTTATCTGGTTATTACTCTTTTTCTGATTATTATTTTTGTTTATGACTGGCGCTATCATCTTATTTTAGATAAGGTCAGTATAACGGCTGTGATTTTGGCTTTAATTTTTAGTTTAATATTAGGCTTATCAATTTATAGCCTTTTATTAGGCGCTTTGATTGGTGGCGGTTTTTTCTTTTTGCAGTATTTAATATCAAAAGGTAAATGGATTGGCGGCGGTGATATTCGTTTGGGAGTTTTAATGGGTTTTATACTGGGCTGGCAAAAAATTTTAGTAGCGCTGTTTTTAGCTTATTTTGTTGGCGCTGTATTTGCCATATTTTTAATAATATTAAAGAATAAGAAATTAAAAAGTCATCTGCCTTTTGGCACTTTTTTAACTGCCGGAACTTTTGTGGCTCTGCTTTGGGGCCAAGTAATTATAGACTGGTATTTATCGGGGAGTTTAGTCAATTGGTTTTATTAA
- a CDS encoding prepilin-type N-terminal cleavage/methylation domain-containing protein — protein MKLSSRKKGFTLIEIIVSFAVFTILMGVVIFGFQDTKKHEELRGASLQMVSNIKKVQNYAQTGHEFEDEVPAGGYGLHIDLSNQSQYLLFADKSSVSTATGCVDDAGNQRYDNEDGYSPSCIEDKIIGAGQVNFDQGVTINKIEVKEINKSEIILDTSHDFDLTFKNLKPFPFIGWLNQNINRDPGNENFNSEKIEYVNIYLSHEDLNKCRKIHIIGASGAVNEESSDCP, from the coding sequence ATGAAATTATCATCAAGAAAAAAAGGTTTTACCCTAATTGAAATAATTGTTTCTTTTGCGGTTTTTACTATATTAATGGGGGTGGTTATTTTTGGCTTCCAAGACACCAAGAAACATGAAGAATTGCGTGGGGCTAGTTTACAGATGGTGAGCAATATTAAAAAGGTGCAAAATTACGCTCAGACTGGCCATGAATTTGAAGATGAGGTACCGGCCGGTGGCTATGGTTTGCATATAGATTTGAGTAATCAATCCCAGTATTTATTGTTTGCTGATAAATCATCTGTTAGTACGGCTACTGGTTGTGTTGATGATGCTGGTAATCAAAGATATGATAATGAAGATGGCTACAGTCCGTCTTGTATTGAGGATAAGATAATCGGAGCTGGGCAGGTTAATTTTGATCAAGGAGTTACCATAAACAAAATTGAAGTAAAAGAAATAAATAAAAGCGAAATTATTTTGGATACAAGCCATGATTTTGATCTTACTTTTAAAAATCTTAAACCCTTCCCTTTTATTGGTTGGCTCAATCAAAATATCAACCGAGATCCGGGTAATGAAAATTTTAATTCTGAAAAAATAGAATATGTTAATATTTATTTGAGTCATGAAGACTTAAATAAATGCCGTAAAATTCATATTATTGGCGCTTCCGGTGCTGTTAATGAAGAGAGTTCAGATTGCCCCTAA
- a CDS encoding type II secretion system protein produces the protein MINIFKNNKKGFTLLEMLISASIFAITVVIGVDIFFGVARMQKRTTYVQNVQADARYVLEEMAKQLRQGMINYQWYDKENSPVKEKIPLSDLRDNSHEDNKILATKDLDGNQFFFERVPEGTLHDGSVRYVMKVCSIDITGGDDLDKCDDRTNNSSWQIVTPNEINVDKFYLFVSPSKDPFVLDENSQYEANQQPMVTIVFHTSTDRPEKEYQIDTKLSTTISSRIYKR, from the coding sequence ATGATTAATATATTTAAAAATAATAAAAAAGGTTTTACCTTATTGGAGATGCTAATTTCAGCGTCTATTTTTGCTATTACGGTAGTGATTGGAGTGGATATATTTTTTGGGGTAGCCCGGATGCAGAAGAGAACTACTTATGTCCAAAATGTGCAAGCTGACGCCCGGTATGTCCTGGAAGAAATGGCTAAACAGCTCCGGCAGGGGATGATAAATTACCAGTGGTATGATAAAGAAAATTCTCCAGTTAAAGAAAAAATACCGCTTTCAGATTTAAGAGATAACAGCCATGAAGATAATAAAATTTTAGCCACTAAAGACTTGGACGGCAATCAATTCTTTTTTGAAAGGGTACCAGAAGGTACCTTGCATGATGGCTCTGTTCGCTATGTAATGAAAGTTTGTTCTATTGATATTACCGGCGGTGACGATTTAGATAAATGTGATGACCGAACAAATAATAGTAGTTGGCAAATAGTAACTCCAAACGAAATAAATGTTGATAAATTTTACCTTTTTGTTTCTCCCTCAAAAGATCCTTTTGTATTAGATGAGAATTCTCAATATGAAGCCAACCAGCAGCCGATGGTAACTATTGTTTTTCACACCTCAACTGACCGGCCCGAAAAAGAATATCAAATTGATACCAAGTTATCAACCACTATTTCCTCGCGTATTTACAAAAGATAA
- the ligA gene encoding NAD-dependent DNA ligase LigA: MRKVQAKKRIAKLKKEINHHRYQYHVLDRQEISDAALDSLKKELADLESEYPDLITSDSPTQRVGGQPLEKFKKVEHQSPMLSLNDVFEDKDFFKWLERIEKLSPGNKFDFFAEVKMDGLAVSLIYKKGRLVQAATRGNGLVGEKVTSNIKTVESIPLKLRLDSLDNKTRKKALIHVEVRGEVYMRYDILKKINKKKERKGENKFANPRNAAAGSIRQLDPKIAASRKLNFYAYDLVTDLGQKTHQESHKLAKNMGFPVNPHSQYCSDGQTVIKYHKKIGQKRKSFPYPTDGIVVNVNSISLFKKLGAVGKSPRGALAYKFPAEQATTVIKNIQVQVGRTGVLTPVAHLKPVKVAGSTVSRATLHNMDEIKRLGVKIGDTVVVEKAGDIIPDVVKVLKNMRSGSEKNFQMPAKCPVCGSQVIRKKGEVAYYCPNQDCFATLKERIYHFVSKKAFDIEGLGPKIIDQLIKTDLIKDQSDIFSLKEEDLKTLERFAEKSASNIIKSIENSKEITLSRFIYSLGIRHVGQETAYLLARRFGSLDNLINTKKEELENIHDIGLVVASSIYNYFNDNKNIKLLKKLKKYGVKVKKSRLKNKQNLKNKKFVLTGSLEKMTRDQAKTEIRKRSGEVSSSVSQNIDYLVKGENPGSKFEKARKLGLKIISEEKFLSLIE; this comes from the coding sequence ATGAGAAAAGTCCAAGCTAAAAAAAGAATCGCCAAGTTAAAAAAAGAAATTAATCATCATCGCTATCAATACCATGTTTTAGACCGTCAGGAAATTTCTGATGCTGCCTTAGATTCACTGAAAAAAGAATTAGCTGACCTGGAAAGTGAGTACCCGGACTTAATTACCTCTGATTCCCCAACCCAGCGAGTGGGCGGCCAGCCCTTGGAAAAATTTAAAAAAGTAGAACACCAAAGCCCGATGCTTTCTTTAAATGATGTCTTTGAGGATAAAGATTTTTTTAAATGGCTGGAAAGAATAGAAAAATTATCGCCTGGTAATAAGTTTGATTTTTTTGCTGAAGTGAAAATGGATGGTTTGGCTGTTTCCTTAATTTATAAAAAAGGACGACTAGTACAGGCAGCTACTCGTGGTAACGGTCTTGTCGGCGAAAAGGTAACCAGTAATATTAAAACAGTGGAATCAATACCTTTAAAGTTAAGGCTAGATAGTTTAGATAATAAAACAAGAAAAAAAGCCCTTATTCATGTTGAAGTGCGTGGTGAAGTGTATATGCGCTATGATATTTTAAAAAAAATAAACAAAAAAAAGGAGAGAAAAGGAGAAAATAAATTTGCTAATCCCAGAAACGCGGCCGCTGGTTCTATCAGACAGCTTGATCCCAAAATAGCGGCTAGCCGAAAACTAAATTTTTATGCTTATGACCTGGTTACTGATTTGGGTCAAAAAACCCACCAGGAAAGCCATAAATTAGCTAAAAACATGGGTTTTCCGGTTAATCCTCACAGTCAGTATTGCTCCGATGGCCAAACGGTCATTAAATATCATAAAAAAATTGGTCAAAAAAGAAAAAGCTTTCCCTATCCGACCGATGGTATTGTGGTCAATGTGAATTCAATTTCTCTTTTTAAAAAACTGGGTGCGGTCGGTAAATCGCCGCGTGGAGCCTTAGCTTATAAGTTTCCGGCTGAGCAGGCCACGACAGTCATTAAAAATATTCAAGTGCAGGTGGGCCGTACTGGAGTTTTAACCCCGGTAGCTCATCTAAAACCAGTGAAAGTAGCCGGTTCCACGGTTTCCCGGGCTACCTTGCATAATATGGATGAAATTAAAAGACTAGGGGTTAAGATTGGCGATACGGTAGTGGTTGAAAAAGCCGGTGATATTATTCCGGATGTAGTTAAAGTTTTAAAAAATATGAGAAGCGGTTCAGAAAAGAATTTTCAGATGCCAGCCAAATGCCCGGTTTGCGGCTCCCAAGTGATAAGAAAAAAAGGCGAAGTGGCTTATTACTGCCCTAACCAGGACTGTTTTGCCACTTTAAAAGAAAGGATTTATCATTTTGTCTCTAAAAAAGCTTTTGATATTGAAGGGCTGGGACCTAAAATTATTGATCAATTGATTAAAACTGATTTAATAAAAGACCAGTCTGATATTTTTTCCTTGAAAGAAGAGGACTTAAAGACTCTAGAAAGGTTTGCCGAGAAATCAGCCAGTAATATTATTAAGTCAATAGAAAATTCAAAAGAAATCACTCTCTCAAGATTTATCTATTCACTCGGTATTCGGCATGTTGGTCAAGAAACAGCCTATTTATTAGCCCGGCGCTTTGGCAGTTTAGATAATTTAATAAATACCAAAAAAGAAGAATTGGAAAATATTCATGATATCGGTTTGGTGGTAGCCAGCAGTATTTATAATTATTTTAATGATAATAAAAATATAAAGTTATTAAAGAAATTGAAAAAATATGGTGTCAAGGTTAAAAAATCACGTTTAAAAAATAAACAAAATCTGAAAAACAAAAAATTTGTTTTAACCGGGTCACTGGAAAAAATGACCCGAGACCAGGCCAAAACCGAGATAAGAAAAAGAAGCGGTGAAGTCTCTTCTTCAGTCAGCCAGAATATTGATTATTTAGTTAAAGGAGAAAATCCAGGTTCAAAGTTTGAAAAGGCGAGAAAACTAGGTTTAAAAATTATTTCGGAAGAAAAATTTTTGTCTCTAATTGAATAA
- the gatC gene encoding Asp-tRNA(Asn)/Glu-tRNA(Gln) amidotransferase subunit GatC, which translates to MKISKKEVKHIASLARLDLTEPEKNKFSQELTSVIDYIDQLKKIKTKKTKPLYQTGVSANNTARDRVNQSSNQDNIKKEFPEEEDDYLKINKVFE; encoded by the coding sequence ATGAAAATATCAAAAAAAGAAGTAAAACATATTGCCAGTTTGGCCCGGCTAGATCTCACCGAGCCGGAAAAAAATAAATTTTCCCAGGAACTAACTTCGGTTATTGATTATATTGACCAACTAAAAAAAATTAAAACAAAAAAGACTAAACCTCTTTACCAAACCGGAGTTTCGGCCAATAACACCGCCAGAGATAGGGTAAACCAATCTAGTAATCAAGATAATATTAAAAAAGAGTTTCCTGAAGAAGAAGATGATTATCTTAAAATTAACAAGGTTTTTGAATAA
- the gatA gene encoding Asp-tRNA(Asn)/Glu-tRNA(Gln) amidotransferase subunit GatA, which translates to MKFDKLSIKKAHQGLINQDFSAQELTEYYLKKIEEKNKSLNAFLQLNKDLALDQAKKVDNKISQGEDLSALAGLPMAMKDNILVKGLPATAGSKILENYRAVYDATVAKKLKNNNFIHLGRTNLDEFAMGSSCENSAFGPTKNPLDLTRVPGGSSGGSAAAVAADMALYALGSDTGGSVRQPAAFCGLVGLKPTYGRVSRYGLFSLTSSTDVIGSLTRSVPDAAFVLEGIAGFDKKDSTSANKKVENYSKDIDKHPGRLKIGLPKEYFGDQLDNDIKKSLNKVIENMGHDKFEIKKISLPHTEYAVATYYIVNPCEASSNLARYDGIRYGRRDKESENLRQTYINSRVKGLGAEPKRRIMLGTYALSSGYFEAYYLKAQKVRRLIYEDFIKSFEKVDIIITPTVPTVAFKLGEKQEPLSMYLSDIFLSGVSLAGLPALSLPFYGKKKLPYSLQLISPHFTEKKLLNFGNYMEKNYLIKK; encoded by the coding sequence ATGAAATTTGATAAGCTAAGTATTAAAAAAGCTCATCAGGGCCTTATAAACCAGGATTTTTCGGCTCAGGAGTTAACAGAGTATTATTTAAAAAAGATAGAAGAAAAAAACAAATCATTAAATGCTTTTTTGCAGTTAAACAAAGATTTAGCCTTGGATCAGGCTAAAAAAGTAGATAATAAAATTAGCCAGGGAGAAGACTTAAGTGCTTTGGCTGGTTTGCCTATGGCTATGAAGGACAATATTCTGGTTAAAGGTTTACCAGCCACAGCTGGCTCAAAAATTTTAGAAAACTATCGGGCCGTTTATGACGCCACTGTGGCTAAAAAATTAAAAAATAATAATTTTATACATTTGGGACGCACAAATTTAGATGAATTTGCTATGGGCTCATCTTGTGAAAATTCAGCCTTTGGCCCGACAAAAAATCCGCTTGACCTCACTCGGGTGCCCGGAGGTTCATCCGGCGGCAGTGCCGCGGCCGTGGCGGCCGATATGGCTTTGTACGCTTTGGGCTCGGACACTGGCGGTTCTGTACGGCAGCCAGCCGCTTTCTGCGGCTTGGTCGGCCTCAAGCCGACCTACGGCCGCGTCTCACGCTATGGTTTATTCTCTCTTACTTCTTCAACGGATGTCATTGGCTCTTTAACCCGCTCGGTTCCAGACGCTGCTTTTGTTTTAGAAGGTATAGCCGGTTTTGATAAAAAAGATTCAACCAGCGCTAATAAAAAAGTGGAAAATTATTCTAAGGATATTGATAAACATCCCGGCCGTTTAAAAATAGGTCTACCTAAAGAGTATTTTGGCGACCAGTTAGATAACGATATTAAAAAGAGTTTGAATAAAGTAATAGAAAATATGGGACACGATAAATTTGAAATAAAAAAAATTTCCTTACCGCACACAGAATATGCCGTAGCCACTTATTATATTGTTAATCCTTGCGAGGCTTCTTCCAACCTGGCTCGTTATGATGGTATTCGTTATGGAAGACGAGATAAAGAAAGTGAAAATTTACGGCAAACCTATATTAATTCCCGAGTAAAAGGCCTAGGAGCTGAACCCAAGCGCCGTATTATGCTGGGCACCTATGCTCTTTCCTCGGGCTATTTTGAGGCTTATTATCTCAAGGCGCAAAAAGTAAGAAGATTGATTTATGAGGATTTTATTAAATCTTTTGAAAAAGTTGATATTATTATTACTCCGACTGTGCCGACGGTTGCTTTTAAACTAGGGGAAAAACAAGAGCCCTTATCTATGTATTTATCGGATATATTCTTAAGTGGCGTCAGCTTAGCTGGGTTGCCGGCTTTGAGTCTGCCTTTTTATGGAAAGAAAAAACTGCCTTATTCACTCCAGCTTATCTCACCTCATTTTACCGAAAAAAAGCTTCTCAATTTTGGTAATTATATGGAAAAAAATTATTTGATAAAAAAGTAA
- a CDS encoding response regulator, producing the protein MTNKTKILLVEDEKTLSDMYKTKFEMENYEIIQSFDGKDGLEKAKKIDPDIILLDIILPKLDGFLVLKDLKSDDQLKKIPVLLLTNLGQEDDIKKGKKLGADGYFVKANHNPAEIVDKVREQLK; encoded by the coding sequence ATGACAAACAAAACTAAAATTTTACTAGTAGAAGACGAGAAAACGCTTTCTGACATGTATAAAACCAAGTTTGAAATGGAAAATTATGAAATTATTCAATCTTTTGACGGTAAAGATGGTTTGGAAAAAGCCAAAAAAATAGATCCGGATATAATTCTATTGGATATTATACTGCCTAAGTTAGATGGTTTTTTGGTTTTGAAAGATTTAAAGTCAGATGATCAATTAAAGAAAATTCCGGTTTTGCTTTTGACTAATTTGGGTCAGGAAGATGACATTAAAAAAGGCAAGAAACTGGGAGCTGACGGCTATTTTGTCAAAGCCAATCATAACCCAGCGGAAATAGTTGACAAGGTTAGAGAACAATTAAAATAA
- a CDS encoding nucleoside-diphosphate kinase: MSDLIEKTVVLIKPDGVKRGVVGEIISRFEKAGLKIIGMKMIWIDKEIAQKHYPDAREELLKGIGEKTLKTYEKYGMDPNEDLGTKNPLEIGKMVNSWNMDFITSGPVVAILLEGLHAIENVRSMAGNTLPTFATPGTIRGDYSLDSPALANVKKRAVRNIIHASGNKEEAKYEEQLWFKEHQIYDYKRADEDVMFE, encoded by the coding sequence ATGAGCGATTTGATCGAAAAAACCGTAGTTTTAATAAAACCTGACGGGGTAAAAAGAGGAGTAGTTGGTGAAATAATCAGCCGCTTTGAAAAAGCAGGCCTTAAAATTATCGGCATGAAAATGATTTGGATTGATAAAGAAATAGCTCAAAAGCATTATCCCGACGCCCGCGAGGAGCTTCTTAAGGGAATAGGCGAAAAAACTTTAAAGACTTATGAAAAATACGGTATGGACCCGAATGAAGATTTAGGCACCAAAAACCCTCTTGAAATCGGAAAGATGGTCAACAGCTGGAATATGGATTTTATTACTTCTGGCCCGGTAGTGGCTATTCTTTTAGAAGGTTTGCACGCTATTGAAAATGTTCGTTCCATGGCTGGTAACACTCTGCCGACTTTTGCTACTCCCGGCACTATCCGTGGCGATTATTCTCTTGATTCACCGGCCTTGGCTAATGTCAAGAAAAGAGCGGTGCGCAACATAATTCATGCTTCCGGCAACAAAGAAGAAGCCAAGTACGAAGAGCAATTATGGTTTAAAGAACATCAAATATATGATTATAAGAGAGCTGATGAAGATGTTATGTTTGAATAG